The following nucleotide sequence is from Mytilus trossulus isolate FHL-02 chromosome 9, PNRI_Mtr1.1.1.hap1, whole genome shotgun sequence.
CGCTGCCACATCCGATCCGAATAAAGACAGAAACATTCTTCCTAAAGTGGATGTATGAATACGCTGCCACATCTGATCCGAATAAAGACAGTAACATTCTTCCTAAAGTGAATAGATAAATACGCTGCCACATCCGATCCGAATAAAGACAGTAACATTCTTCCTAAAGTGGATGTATGAATACGCTGCCACATCCGATCCGAATAAAGACAGAAACATTCTTCCTAAAGTGGATGTATGAATACGCTGCCACATCCGATCTGAATAAAAGACAGTAACATTCTTCCTAAAGTGGATGTATGAATACGCTGTCACATCAGATCCGAATAAATACAGTAACATTCTTCCTAAAGTGGATGTATGAATACGCTGCCACATCCGACCCGAATAAAGACAGAAACATTCTTCCTTAAGTGGATGTATGAATACGCTGCCACATCGGATCCGAATAAAGACAGAAACATTCTTCCTAAAGTGGATGTATGAATACGCTGTCATATCTGATCCGAATAAAGACAGAAACATTCTTCCTAAAGTGGATGTATGAATACGCTGCCACATCTGATCCGAATAAAGACAGTAACATTCTTCCTAAAGTGAATAGATAAATACGCTGCCACATCCGATCCGAATAAAGACAGTAACATTCTTCCTAAAGTGGATGTATGAATACGCTGCCACATCCGATCCGAATAAAGACAGAAACATTCTTCCTAAAGTGGATGTATGAATACGCTGCCACATCTGATCCGAATAAAGACAGTAACATTCTTCCTAAAGTGAATAGATAAATACGCTGCCACATCCGATCCGAATAAAGACAGTAACATTCTTCCTAAAGTGGATGTATGAATACGCTGCCACATCCGATCCGAATAAAGACAGAAACATTCTTCCTAAAGTGGATGTATGAATACGCTGCCACATCCGATCTGAATAAAAGACAGTAACATTCTTCCTAAAGTGGATGTATGAATACGCTGTCACATCAGATCCGAATAAATACAGTAACATTCTTCCTAAAGTGGATGTATGAATACGCTGCCACATCCGACCCGAATAAAGACAGAAACATTCTTCCTTAAGTGGATGTATGAATACGCTGCCACATCGGATCCGAATAAAGACAGAAACATTCTTCCTAAAGTGGATGTATGAATACGCTGTCATATCTGATCCGAATAAAGACAGAAACATTCTTCCTAAAGTGGATGTATGAATACGCTGCCACATCTGATCCGAATAAAGACAGTAACATTCTTCCTAAAGTGAATAGATAAATACGCTGCCACATCCGATCCGAATAAAGACAGTAACATTCTTCCTAAAGTGGATGTATGAATACGCTGCCACATCCGATCCGAATAAAGACAGAAACATTCTTCCTAAAGTGGATGTATGAATACGCTGCCACATCCGATCTGAATAAAAGACAGTAACATTCTTCCTAAAGTGGATGTATGAATACGCTGTCACATCAGATCCGAATAAATACAGTAACATTCTTCCTAAAGTGGATGTATGAATACGCTGCCACATCCGACCCGAATAAAGACAGAAACATTCTTCCTTAAGTGGATGTATGAATACGCTGCCACATCGGATCCGAATAAAGACAGAAACATTCTTCCTAAAGTGGATGTATGAATACGCTGTCATATCTGATCCGAATAAAGACAGTAACATTCTTCCTAAAGTGGATGTATGAATACGCTGCCACATCCGATCCGAATAAAGACAGAAACATTCTTCCTAAAGTGGATGTATGAATACGCTGCCACATCCGATCCGAATAAAGACAGAAACATTCTTCCTTAAGTGAATAGATAAATACGCTGCCACATCCGATCCGAATAAAGACAGTAACATTCTTCCTAAAGTGGATGTATGAATACGCTGCCACATCCGATCCGAATAAAGACAGAAACATTCTTCCTAAAGTGGATGTATGAATACGCTGCCACATCTGATCCGAAAAGACAGTAACATTCTTCCTAAAGTGAATAGATAAATACGCTGCCACATCCGATCCGAATAAAGACAGTAACATTCTTCCTAATGTGGATGTATGAATACGCTGCCACATCCGATCCGAATAAAGACAGAAAATTCTTCCTAAAGTGGATGTATGAATACGCTGCCACATCCGATCCGAATAAAGACAGAAACATTCTTCCTAAAgtggatgtataaatacgctGACACATCCGATCCGAATAAAGACAGAAAATTCTTCCTAAAGTGGATGTATGAATACGCTGTCATATCTGATCCGAAAAGACAGTAACATTCTTCCTAAAGTGGATGTATGAATACGCTGCCACATCCGATCCGAATAAAGACAGAAACATTCTTCCTAAAGTGGATGTATGAATACGCTGCCACATCTGATCCGAAAAGACAGTAACATTCTTCCTAAAGTGAATAGATAAATACGCTGCCACATCCGATCCGAATAAAGACAGTAACATTCTTCCTAATGTGGATGTATGAATACGCTGCCACATCCGATCCGAATAAAGACAGAAAATTCTTCCTAAAGTGGATGTATGAATACGCTGCCACATCCGATCCGAATAAAGACAGAAACATTCTTCCTAAAgtggatgtataaatacgctGACACATCCGATCCGAATAAAGACAGAAAATTCTTCCTAAAGTGGATGTATGAATACGCTGCCACATCCGATCCGAATAAAGACAGAAACATTCTTCCTAAAGTGGATGTATGAATACGCTGCCACATCCGATCCGAATAAAGACAGAAACATTCTTCCTAAAGTGGATGTATGAATACGCTGCCACATCTGATCCGAAAAGACAGTAACATTCTTCCTAAAGTGAATAGATAAATACGCTGCCACATCCGATCCGAATAAAGACAGTAACATTCTTCCTAATGTGGATGTATGAATACGCTGCCACATCCGATCCGAATAAAGACAGAAAATTCTTCCTAAAGTGGATGTATGAATACGCTGCCACATCCGATCCGAATAAAGACAGAAACATTCTTCCTAAAgtggatgtataaatacgctGCCACATCCGATCCGAATAAAGACAGAAACATTCTTCCTAAAgtggatgtataaatacgctGCCACATCCGATCCGAATAAAGACAGAAACATTCTTCCTAAAgtggatgtataaatacgctGCCACATCCGATCCGAATAAAGACAGAAACATTCTTCCTAAAgtggatgtataaatacgctGCCACATCCGATCCGAATAAAGACTACATAGTATATGCCTCGTTTTATTTTAGACATCAACAACTTTGTGAAACCTCTATGGAATGTTATTATGCTTGGTCAAAAGCTTTTTTCATCGGAAGAAAAAGTTTggatttcttttatattttttcgtattttaccgATGGATTTCTATTTAACATTAGGCATTCGCAGCAGTTAACTTAAAATGGCATACAAATACAGTGATACACATGTTTAGCGACACCCTATagtattttcattaaaaatagaTGACCCGAATGgcataaaaagtataaaataacaaaataaataaactccgaggaaaattcaatagTTCAAACatgtattgaatgattgataTTTATAGTCTGTACTATTGTTGGAGTTTCAATGCCACTATTGGAACTTTTAACCATAAGGGTTTTAATTGGTTAATGCAGCATACACCCATTTTTCAGTGACagtcaaaataataatttgttttcattctgagcatgcatgaaatatcttCCACTGGACATATATCAAACAACGAACAATAATCAATCAGCACTTTTGGTTGTATTATACCCACAATCTGTTGGTGGAAGAAGACCAAGAAACcagagagataaaaaaaaacccagatattCCTGCTCTATTAAGATCGAGATAGATACTCGCAGCCTTAGACTAGTGATTACCACTTGTCCACCAAGGCTAAACATCTGTACCTAGATAAGTcaaatagaattgagaatggaaatggggaatgtgtcaaaaagacaacaaccccaccatagaacagacaacagcagaaggtcaccaaaacCTAAATAGAACTATAGCAATTGGGGGATCAGATCATGATATAATCCGCGGTATAAAATTAGCTGAGGGGAACTACTTTTTACCCGCACagtttctaaaattttaatacgaccacaagtacatgtatttatcgGTATTTCTGTATGTTTGATTACTATAACGCCTTATTTTAATTGTAGTTCACCTATGGAAAGAGTCGAAGAAAGGAGATAACAATATGTAagatatatttagaaaattcttACGATTTACAAGcatctcttattttttttattttttgacatgTTGCATTAAATTAGACAAGATAATCCCTAAATGTATGAAAACACACACTTATCATCCCCTATATATTCGAACTGATGTCAAgtaggggccttttatagttacTTAACTATACAATGTTGGTTTTGCTTAATTTTGACGACCATACgattgcatatacatgtatatatattcgcTTCCATCTAAAACATTATGGTTtctggttgatagttgtttcGTTTGCAATGATACATAATCAACTTATTTTTATGTAGGAATACGCAACAGGCATtacatttctgatttttttcaaaatatttttttttattgttgcgTGGTTATTTGCATTAATTTACTCAAAATGAAGAGGGGGATGTAATTATAAAAGTGCATTTTTTCACTGATGtttcatgattttccaattGATATTGAGAATTCATCCTATATACTTTCAGTATCATTCTTCTGCAGTATATTTCGACTCGACTATAAGGGAAAAACTATTTAATTCAAGTCTTGTTTGCAtagttaaacatttttattttaatattttacttcttACACTagtacttatttattttttttcagattcaaTATGTTGTGCAATCGTTTTCTGGGTATCGTTTGGTCCCGTTAAAAAAACTTTACATTGGACGATCACGACGGACAACTCTCTGAGAGAAAAATTTAACGAAGGTGTGCTTTGTGCAGAGTTTGTTGGTGGTGTTGGCAACCATATATTCCAATTTGCATCGACGTTCGGAATAGCAAAATCcaaaaatattactgttataATGAAAAGTGGTTCTTTTCtcagtaaaatatttaaaatcaatgtaacatttagcaaaaatgaaaaattctgcAAACAACAGAAATCACGTAACGAAAAATATCCTGCTACTTATGATCCTAGTTTAAGACAGTTCAACTCGTCTGATAGTTTCCGATTAAGAACGTATCTTCAGTCATGGAAGTATTTTCATGGATACGAGAACGCTCTTAGAAACCATCTGACTTTTCGTGATCACATAATCAAAACAGCgaataacataataaaacaaatcttgacAAAGTACTCTATAGCTAGAGCCAACGTGACTTTAGTTGGCGTTCATATTAGGCGAGGTGATATGGTAAATAATAGACAAGGTTTTGCTGTAGCTACGCCCGAATATTTATCGAAAGcagttaattattatttaaacaagtacaaaaatgttatattCATTGTAGCCTCGAACGGGTTAGAATGGGCAAAACAAAACATGCCtggaaatatacatgtatattatgttaACGAAAAAAGAACCATTGACAAGGCCACAGTGTCTTCCTGTGATCACACTATTATGACGGTTGGTACATTTGGTTGGTGGTGTGCCTGGTTGACAGGAGGAGAAGTGGTATACTTCAGTAGGCCGACAGTAAAGGGTACTTGGTGGGACAAGAGAATTAACCTGCGTGATCACTTCTATTCCCATTGGATTGGAATACCTTGATTAACGTATGGGAATATTTTTGAGTCCGAAACAGTTTTAATGAAGCGTTTTcagtaaaaatagaaaactgcATATGGACGTGTCGGCATTTTTAAAACGGATTTTTCTTTTATCCTTTATGTGACATTAGTGTGCATTATAAATAGAGGGTGAATGTATGTAGTGTTATCAAATACTTCCCTAAAACAAgtaaataaagtataaaactGATTAAAGTACGCATAGAAATTGACCTCTGGGATGCGCTTGACTTTGTGCTCAGCTTAATGTTTTGTGGATTGTAAaggttgtttttaaaaagtcatatgaaacgagtgaatGGTGAAAAAAATGATGagccaattcttgaaccaatgcatgcatatatcattaactaaggtttttttttgttaaaaataaacgtAAGCActtcacaaaaatataaaaacaagtgataaatcagcatttacaattttataacttAGGGAGTGGCAAACAATCTTCgctatttatttacattaatttaatgattaaatcactattaaatacaatgaaatatttaatagtTTTGCTTTGAACAattcttttctttaatatatgtacaaaatggcacATGAATtttattctgtattctgttttctaactgttttgattttgtaGCACTTTCAATATTTCGTTATATACAGGCCtacaaaagggtaaaaaaacCTTCAATACATTTGTTCAGCCTCAAACATACACAGTGCTGAATTATCACTGactaatgacaaaattaaaagaaaattgaaatccaatacacatagatataagaagatgtggtacgagtgcAAATGAGATAACTTTCcgtcaaatttgcaatttgtaaaacaaaaaccatTATAAAGGTTAAAATAttgtcttcaacacggagccttaattggctcacaccgaacagtaagTCTAAAAGGGTTCcaaaaatgacaagtgtaaaaccattcaaacgggaaaaccaacagtctaattttgttcaaaaatagaaaagataaacagttatgaaccacatcaataacagacaactactgaacaccaggttcctgacttagaacaggtgcaaaaAAATGCAACGGGTTTAAAGACTTTAAAGTTTAATAGGTACCAAGCTTCGTCCTAACCCGAAACAATAGTgttacatcacaacatagaatgACACACTACTATAAAATAGCAATTGAAATGGCGTAATTCaataaaaagacatataaaaaaaagacatggaAAAAAGTAATAGATGATGTATTGTACAATACCGTATGACTATTCCACACTTTGGGCTTTCTATTTACTGATTGGAATCATACATATCATTTGGAAACAGGAAAACGTAtgcaaaggaagataactcaaACCCTTatgtataataattttgtttaatacgGACGAGTTTGCCTATGAACTGTATGAATTCGCCCATGTACAACACATTTATGATAGCTAATATACACATAAAAGCCTACTCAAAGAACTGACAAATAAGCACCAGAATCAAGATTGATACTATGATGAAGAAATGTCCTTATTCCtgaaactattttatttatcctTTATTCCAATAAGAATTAAAATCCTTATGAACTGAGCATAGTTTTTTTAATAGTCCCAGTTTTGATTTAGTAAATCCACTATtaacacatatacatatacacagtTTACCTTTTATTAACTGCTGTTCTAAACTCAAATTGGTTCAAATTGTGGTCTTCTTATCGAAAGACCGTTACTTAAATAATTTAGTTCCAAATAAaggttaattttaaaatacaaagcAAATGAAGTACATGTAACTTTGTAATAGTTCTGGAAatgttttttcttatctttacagtttgataaaaatgttccttcaaaatcatacaacattatataagttttaaaatcagTCTCTAATACGAGTACGAAAGCCTTTATTTTGATTCGGTTCATCGTAAACAGGGGTCTCCTGCATTttgggttctgatcccggatcccgcttactgttttgtcagatctcgtgtcccgcttatactatgtacgtaagcaattctcatttttcgTAATTTCTAGCGTCACGCTTAagaaaaatcggcaatcccgcaGTTaattagaccccaatgagacccactaaACATAAGCTCTTTTAATAAGTGCTTTTTGTCGAATATCTTCATAGATAACTCGAACATTTCAATTCAACGACTTTTGTGAATTTGTGTTTactggagagaaaaaaaaatgcttgcaCAAAAACAATACAGCCGATAATCATCGGGGCACCGATAGCTCGTGTTTCCTGTATTGGTACGTTGTGGCGTTTTATTGTACATTATTAATTAGTGGCCACTGTTGTTTCTCTTGTAATTCTATGTATGAACAATCTGACCTGATATATTTCCTTTTTACGTCACTTCCTGTTGAAAGTGGTCCGACTTGGATATCGCTAGTCAGGTATTTTAGTAATTACTCTTTAAATATGCCTTTTAAAGTGTTTATACTGAACAACTAAAACTTATCTCTGCATCTATTTAAAATtggatttttgtttataatttatacatttcaacataaacaaaatatacaggTGTTCAAACAACCTATATTTTGACACTTCTGGTTTATCACCACAAATAGACAAATACCATGCATGACTgtgtttacacctcaaaaaCTGTTCTCAGTACTGACTTGTAAGATCTATGACCtggcatccactagatatataaaagttatttgcGATGTTTTTCAGAAAGATGAAATCTGTGAATTCTAGTCAAATCGATTTAGGTTCCATACCAGAGTTTTACCGGGATAAAGGTGTTCATGGGTAAAGTTAAAGTGGAAAAGATATTGCGATCTTGTCCAGATTTAAAGACTTTGTACCTCCTTGTCAGGTGCCGATTTGTCTTTTTTGacagaagaaataaaaaaaaaaaaaaaaatccttctcttttttactttttttttttataacttacttCAACACAGAATCCAttcaacttttatttattaGTGGATACAAGGccttaaaattattcaaactgCACAGGTTAGTCTGTACTCCAAGTAGTTTTCAGGTGAAAAAACAGCcattgttgtccatttgttacgATGAACCTTATCAAACAAAATTGTTCACTTGATTTTATATTACACTGCAGAATATTGTTTGTATAAGTCATGacagtacatatattttttatgattttagaaCCTGAACAATGGAGTCTTCAGTTCCTTCCATACCAGAGTTTTACAGGGATAAAGGTGTTTTTATCACTGGTGCCACTGGGTTCATGGGTAAAGTTTTAGTGGAAAAGATATTACGATCTTGTCCAGATGTGAAGACTTTGTACCTTCTTGTAAGACCTAAGAAAGGGAAGGAACCTGTTCAGAGAATTGAAGAAATCGTCAGCAGTAAGGTATAACTAAATAACAGTTGTATCAATATGCTGCTTTAACAAGGAATACATAGATGTAAAAGAATAATATTACAATGATATTAAATTATGCTCCTTGTGAGCTCATTTTATGGAAATAAAgcatcttcttcttcttcatatgtatttgcaatatttgggtattaaaatcataattgaATTGTAGATTATTTTAGTTTGATAGTTGATGTTATTAAATTGGCACTTTAAGTGGTGGTGACTCTGTAATACTATAGTGCATTTTTTGAAGGAATCTatatgaaattttcctattttgaattttagccGCAGAAAACGTAcagtgaccctatcttttcttttgatattctcaaagcattttCAAAAAGCTATCttcttgtatttcatttttaaattctatcatttagtttagtttctaatcacataatgatgttttttcctggataatccatacaaaatttgtcactACTTATAGCTTGAGAAAATGTGTGGTGACCTGTCAttttcttattatattttttaacatatatcaatatattctacattttggcaaagtacgaaaaaatactatcaattttaatttagactcccataccactgtcattataaataaagaGTTATTATAATATACtgtatttaaattgaaaacagaCTGTTAtttacatagaaaattaaaacaaaaattataaatgttggATAGTGATGTTgacacaatacatgtacatgtatgtatggaAATTATCTTGGTTCTTATATATACCTGTGTTATACAGCATTCAGAATGTGAAGGTAAATCCATAAACGCACTTCAGacacatgaaatttataaagagttttattacattggttgcaatgaattacattgatttcccagttagataaaaaacgataatttcacatgtgaaataaacgtggttatttcacccTCTGACGTtatacaacaataggcgttgtcaagactTCGATAACGTCGAAACAAAATATGCGTAGGAAAAACATaaagttccttacattttctacattaatttcattaaaaaaaaagcaatttgacaatgtaatataaagtattactaatcaccgtatttgaatatcaaaaataagacaacttgtgaccgaacgcCGCTATGGATTAAACTCGTGCTGCTCACTCGTTTAATCCATGCGTCGTTTTGTCACacattgtcttatttttttatattcagataCGGCAATTAGTTAAACtataattattcatatttacatatttataaattaatgatattatttataaacgtatatatgtacatgtattcttaCAGCTGTTTAACACCCTGAGAGAAGAGTATCCTGAATTCCATAAAAAGTTAATACCTGTATGTGGAGATATATTACATGACAACTTAGGGGTGTGTCAGACTGATGAACAGAAAATGATTGACAATGTACAGATTGTCTTCCATTCAGCTGCTACTGTCCGATTTGATGAAGAAATGAAGTgagtttacatatatatcaagTTTTCTAGAGGGGGTAGGAGGGTCCTAATCCTGAAATCCTatgcttaaaaacatgaaatcccaaCATCCCAAGTTTTCAAAAAAGAATGACCAATCCCTAAATCCTGAGCTTTAACACCTGTCAGACCccggagtcctgataaaggtcctaccCCCTCTACATTCTTAAGTAACCATGGTCAAAGGTTGAAGATATTTTGACAACACAgctgatattattaaaattgtttgttatcAGGTTTTAAGTTATGCCCACAATAGTATGGGGCATTATTTGTTCTTGTTGTTGTGTCTGTCCATCTTGTATACAGTTCTTGGTCAAGGAATCTTAACATAAATTTGTGTTCTTATCAacttcaactacatgtataaattatcTATAACACAACATATTCTTTGATTACAGATTGTCAGTTGAAATGAATGTCCATGGTACCAATAGAGTCCTACAGTTCTGTAAAAAACTAGTCCACATTGAAGTAAGTACTTGAAAAATATAGACGGAGGGATGTAGTCATTTTAAAAACcacaatttttgattttatatttaatgataaaaataatatacataatatatggAATAACCAAAAGTGAATATTGGCttagaatataaaattaatttgtacaAAGCTTAGaaactatttcaaaatcaaGACTTACAAGGCATTGccatataaacaatatttgtactttgtaggaaaatatagaatttatttGTAAGACTcctaattatatatacatgatataagaagtttcagaaatttgaaataaaagcaaagataaaaaatgccaaaaggaacattcaaactcagaACTCCAAAATAAACTTCAAAAACTGACCACACCAtggttaaaatacaaaaagaccAAACAATGGCACACAATAGTtgacaaaacacaacatagaaaactaaagactgagcaacatgaacccaaACAAAAACTGGGGTTATCTCATGTACTCCGTAAGGGtaagaagatcctgctccacatgtggaaccattgtgttgctcatgttagtacaaacccTTTTGATAAGTTTAATTGGGTAGGTCACATTTGGGGAAAAGAGTATGGTATTGTGGTTATGACTTTAAAAACATATCactatcatctgtgaaacaaaGTTCCATAagttatcttatttaaaattgcaatttaACATTTACTTTGGAAGTGaaagttgtttttaaatttgttaatgaatgaaatcaatatttattaacATTACTTAAATGTTGACCACAATGAAGACTTCAATATAAACTGTTACCTAAACAGTAATTTGAATATAACTTTTCACTCACAACAGGAGCAGGATACCAGAAGACTGACTTTGTTTACCACTTTATGTTATCTGATCACATATATTTGTATAGTACAAAGTGCgacattttataattacaaaGCTAATACTGTTGCATTTTCCAATTGATAAAAACAactaaataatttctgaatgtacagaatatacatgtattctgtTTATTGCAAATTTTGTTTTGGGACTGGAGTTGGGAGTTACTGTAACTTTTACTTGTATGTTCAGCTGTGTGGTGACAATCtttaaacaatttctttttttcagtcTTTCCTACATGTTTCCACTGCCTATGCCAATTGTAATGTAAAGACGATAGAAGAGAAAGTGTATGAACCACCTCTTCATCCTAGTAAAATATTGGATGCTACTGGGTATGTATCAAATTTCTAGATGTCCTGGCCTGTTGACCTAATATAAGCCCTTGTATTACTTCCTGGTTAGACCTTGTGTTCTCTTTCTAGAAATTCTTGAATAACTGTTAACAATAATAggcttattaatttttttttaaaagactgcaAAGGTGCTTGTAAATTACTAAAAAGATCATTATTGACATTCTTTGTTTCTCCCTAAAGTCTCCTGGGTCTTTTCTTCTCTCAAGTTCTGTTTGACTGCCAGGGAGAAGTGACTTCTGAATTTCAGAAATGTTATGGCACATGTGTATGTTAGTTGTTAACCCTGAATGATAATTGAACAGCATACATTCATACAATTACCTAATTCGtttacaaaaattgataaaataaagcATACATGTGAAATTTTGTTCTCTctcagaaaaagaaaattttcttCAATCAAAAACTATACTCAGATCTACGGATGATTGAAATAATGAAGCATAGATACATGCATACAGACTAAGTTTTTTTCccttaaaataacaatattttaattttcataaagggtaaatcttatcttatctttcctgtatatatttttttttaatattttatattttttaacagatGGATGGGAACTGAGATATTAAATATGCTGACACCAAAGATGATCAAAGACAGACCAAATACATACACATATACAAAGTCTATAGCAGAGTACTTAGTACATGAAGCTAGAGGGGAATTACCTGTAGCTATATTTAGACCATCCATTGTTGGTGCATCATGGGAGGAGCCTGTACCTGTATGTATCTCAAAACATGAAGAATATgtgtgttacatgtacatgtacattgtatattgtttttaaaaatatatggaaCTATATAATAACTCTGGCCAAAAATCTCTCATGCAAAGTTGACATTACTTGAGTGTACTGTTCTATTATTTTAGTCTCTATTGCTTTTGATATTTAGgaatgttttcaatattttgccTTCAAAATTTCCAGCACATCAATTGAAAGTTATTTTAGGAATGAGTTGTGTTATTAATATATAGAAACATATATAACAGTTATGAAGCTTTAAATGATCCAAATGAAAATTGTTTCTCAAGTAAAATTGACATGGAGTATGGTTTTATTGATGTAAACTAATCAGCTAGTGTCAAgtatttcatacatattcagTTTTGCAACAATAAATCAATTGGATAATTTCTGCAATTGAATCTACTGGGATTAAGAGCCTTAAATTTGAACtgcaatctgaaaaaaatattagtcagaGAGAGGAAAGTTAGCCTTTTCAATAGGGTGATCATTgatactgaaaaaaatacactaaAATGTGACATCATATTAAGACTACAGGCAGAGGAGCATGATTAAATATGTATGACCTCAAGAGATAATTTATCCTTTAAAAGAACTG
It contains:
- the LOC134683551 gene encoding galactoside alpha-(1,2)-fucosyltransferase 1-like, coding for MLFTYGKSRRKEITIYSICCAIVFWVSFGPVKKTLHWTITTDNSLREKFNEGVLCAEFVGGVGNHIFQFASTFGIAKSKNITVIMKSGSFLSKIFKINVTFSKNEKFCKQQKSRNEKYPATYDPSLRQFNSSDSFRLRTYLQSWKYFHGYENALRNHLTFRDHIIKTANNIIKQILTKYSIARANVTLVGVHIRRGDMVNNRQGFAVATPEYLSKAVNYYLNKYKNVIFIVASNGLEWAKQNMPGNIHVYYVNEKRTIDKATVSSCDHTIMTVGTFGWWCAWLTGGEVVYFSRPTVKGTWWDKRINLRDHFYSHWIGIP